One genomic window of Coregonus clupeaformis isolate EN_2021a chromosome 12, ASM2061545v1, whole genome shotgun sequence includes the following:
- the LOC121578380 gene encoding protein shisa-4-like yields MFTVGKMSLIAMALPVMTVLLSSWQVGATDDCLWYVDKNGTWHNGVPCPLMTFCCGNCHKRYCCLDGLKRITEREQKRCMLFQFSPTTIAGIASSVLLFVAIIATMVCCFMCSCCYLYQQRQQRGRTPYDAQHIPMASYPVEPMYDAYGKPLVMGHPDYPHPGYPMAPQYPGMPQPYPMMQPGPFPPYPMADPGYPQGAPPPYSPPQYTPHPGH; encoded by the exons ATGTTTACAGTAGGCAAGATGTCCCTTATCGCTATGGCTCTGCCAGTGATGaccgtcctcctctcctcctggcaGG TGGGTGCCACTGATGACTGCTTGTGGTACGTGGATAAGAATGGCACTTGGCACAACggtgtcccctgtcccctgaTGACCTTCTGTTGTGGGAACTGCCACAAGCGCTACTGTTGCCTGGACGGCCTCAAGAGGATCACTGAGAGGGAGCAGAAGCGCTGCATGCTCTTCCAGTTCag TCCTACCACCATCGCTGGTATTGCTTCCTCCGTCCTGCTCTTCGTGGCTATCATTGCTACCATGGTGTGCTGCTTCATGTGCTCCTGTTGTTACCTCTACCAGCAACGACAGCAGCGTGGCAGGACGCCTTATGATG CCCAGCACATCCCAATGGCCAGCTACCCTGTGGAGCCCATGTATGACGCTTATGGCAAGCCGCTGGTGATGGGACATCCTGATTATCCACACCCTGGTTACCCAATGGCACCTCAGTATCCTGGCATGCCTCAGCCATACCCCATGATGCAACCCGGCCCGTTCCCCCCATACCCCATGGCAGACCCTGGCTACCCTCAGGGAG CACCCCCTCCTTACTCCCCACCACAGTACACACCCCACCCAGGTCACTGA